The following are from one region of the Lentimicrobiaceae bacterium genome:
- a CDS encoding TlpA disulfide reductase family protein — protein MRKKIIILAYLFATQILVIGQNKNYIYEYSKNIIEKEFLSYDITVKKLNLLENDTTAKSAKVQLVKNGNKVAFFRINDISNNIEYILKNDSIWQIVHKEKQIRYIGGRNDVAGYGAIIDFFPIGSIFFDTTVVKYYGQDSYKKIGSNGRNVLLKHNSQSFPEMIEDIDYVTYLDTINNVIDRYYLQIKYINNIGMQFQGYTFSNYSFEPINTNYYYPYEIIYEERQDEIVVISDNTQISSDVFIDFKDVTFMDINKNKVVLPKQGYVFVDVWYAGCMPCMRAAPIVEKLYEKYKDRIAFYSINEVDDDVEKIKKFADKMHVTMPIVIPSKRGFFKNISDKGYPIFVLYNASDNKIISIINGYNDNLEKDLEELLLKI, from the coding sequence ATGAGAAAAAAAATAATTATTCTAGCATATTTGTTTGCGACACAAATATTAGTAATAGGACAAAATAAGAATTATATTTATGAGTATTCGAAAAATATTATTGAAAAAGAATTTCTTTCATACGATATTACAGTAAAGAAATTAAATTTATTAGAGAATGACACTACCGCAAAAAGTGCTAAAGTTCAGTTGGTAAAAAATGGCAATAAGGTGGCTTTCTTTAGGATAAATGATATTAGTAATAATATAGAATACATACTTAAAAATGATTCAATATGGCAAATTGTTCATAAAGAAAAACAAATTAGATATATTGGTGGGAGAAATGATGTTGCAGGTTATGGAGCAATAATTGATTTTTTTCCAATAGGAAGTATTTTTTTTGATACTACAGTTGTAAAGTATTACGGTCAAGATTCCTATAAAAAAATTGGAAGTAACGGCAGAAATGTACTACTAAAACACAATAGTCAATCATTTCCGGAAATGATTGAAGATATTGATTATGTTACATATCTTGACACAATAAATAATGTTATTGACCGGTATTATCTTCAAATTAAATATATAAATAACATTGGAATGCAATTTCAGGGTTATACCTTTAGTAATTATAGCTTTGAACCAATAAATACAAACTATTATTATCCATACGAAATAATTTATGAAGAAAGACAAGATGAAATTGTTGTTATTTCTGATAATACTCAAATCAGTTCAGATGTGTTTATTGATTTTAAAGATGTTACCTTTATGGATATAAACAAGAACAAAGTTGTGTTACCTAAACAAGGTTATGTATTTGTCGATGTTTGGTATGCCGGTTGCATGCCTTGCATGCGAGCCGCTCCAATTGTTGAAAAACTTTATGAGAAATATAAAGATAGAATAGCTTTTTATAGTATTAATGAAGTTGATGATGATGTAGAAAAAATAAAGAAATTTGCTGATAAAATGCATGTAACTATGCCTATTGTTATTCCTTCAAAGAGAGGCTTTTTTAAAAATATAAGCGACAAAGGCTATCCTATTTTTGTGTTGTATAATGCAAGCGATAATAAAATAATATCAATAATAAATGGATATAATGACAATCTTGAAAAAGATTTAGAAGAATTATTGCTAAAAATATAG
- a CDS encoding CoA pyrophosphatase, with amino-acid sequence MNLEIIQKLKKKLSQPLPGMSAQIKLAPKSLEKELLSGKALENPRPSAVMIMLYPENGSIHFPVILRNVYNGAHSGQIGLPGGRCESCDLSRYDTAKRETLEEINVSSNEYEYIGALTPLFVLPSNFITYPFVSFSKSKPDFKPDPKEVQKVITVDFLNEINSKKIICKQIETIRGTSQVPGFEIGEHFIWGATAMILGELIDVIENG; translated from the coding sequence ATGAATTTGGAAATTATACAAAAATTAAAAAAGAAACTTAGTCAGCCCTTGCCGGGTATGAGTGCTCAAATAAAATTGGCTCCAAAATCTTTGGAAAAAGAATTATTGTCGGGAAAAGCCCTCGAAAATCCCAGACCAAGTGCAGTTATGATAATGCTTTATCCTGAAAATGGCAGTATTCATTTTCCTGTAATTTTGCGAAATGTGTATAATGGTGCTCATTCCGGACAGATAGGATTGCCAGGCGGAAGATGCGAAAGCTGCGACCTCAGCAGATACGATACCGCCAAAAGAGAAACACTTGAAGAAATTAACGTAAGCAGCAACGAATACGAATACATAGGAGCTTTAACTCCATTGTTTGTACTTCCGAGCAATTTTATCACCTACCCTTTTGTAAGTTTTTCAAAAAGCAAACCCGACTTCAAACCCGACCCGAAAGAAGTTCAAAAAGTAATTACAGTCGATTTTCTGAACGAAATTAACAGCAAAAAAATCATTTGCAAACAAATAGAAACCATAAGGGGCACATCGCAAGTGCCGGGCTTTGAAATTGGTGAACACTTTATTTGGGGTGCTACCGCGATGATTTTGGGCGAACTCATTGATGTTATTGAAAATGGGTGA
- a CDS encoding aspartate aminotransferase family protein translates to MLSQREIFYQHVAQTSKNPMGLTIERAEGCYLYSPEGKKYLDLISGTSVSNVGHNNRYVINAVKQQLDKHMHISVYGEMIQSAQVLLTQKLVAILPEQLNSVYYVNSGSEAVEGALKLAKRYTGRRKIVALKNAYHGGTHGALSLTSSAEHIKAFAPLLPNITLIEINNIDDLKNIDEETACVIIEPVQGEAGVVKANNQYLNELRKTCSQKGALLIFDEIQSGMGRTGKWFYFQHSGIVPDILLTAKALGGGMPLGAFISSQEIMDSLTHEPVLGHITTFGGHPVCCAAANAAIDVIENEKLIEGVKEKSDFFYEFFADNPLVTEVRRSGLLIALQMGSPELAIKTCNACVKHGIIVDNFLFNESAIRIAPPLTISIQEIETACDSMQEIMYKV, encoded by the coding sequence ATGCTATCACAAAGAGAAATATTTTATCAGCACGTTGCACAAACAAGCAAAAACCCTATGGGTCTGACCATCGAGAGAGCCGAAGGTTGCTATTTGTATTCACCCGAAGGCAAAAAATACTTGGATTTAATTTCAGGCACTTCGGTAAGCAACGTAGGACACAACAACCGATACGTTATAAACGCTGTCAAACAGCAATTAGACAAGCACATGCACATTTCGGTTTACGGCGAAATGATACAATCGGCACAAGTGCTTCTTACGCAGAAACTTGTAGCTATATTACCTGAGCAACTAAACTCGGTATATTACGTTAATTCCGGAAGCGAAGCCGTTGAAGGTGCTTTAAAATTAGCCAAACGCTACACCGGAAGAAGAAAAATAGTAGCTCTGAAAAACGCCTACCACGGCGGCACTCACGGTGCACTTAGTTTAACATCAAGTGCCGAACACATAAAAGCATTTGCACCCTTGCTCCCAAATATTACACTCATCGAGATTAACAATATTGACGATTTAAAAAATATTGATGAAGAAACCGCATGTGTGATTATTGAGCCGGTACAAGGCGAAGCAGGCGTTGTAAAAGCCAACAACCAATACCTGAATGAGCTTCGTAAAACATGCTCACAAAAAGGTGCTTTGCTCATATTCGACGAAATACAGTCGGGAATGGGACGAACAGGCAAATGGTTTTATTTTCAGCACAGTGGTATAGTCCCCGATATTCTGTTAACAGCCAAAGCTCTCGGCGGTGGAATGCCCTTAGGTGCTTTTATTTCCTCGCAAGAAATTATGGATTCGCTGACCCACGAACCTGTTTTGGGACATATCACAACTTTTGGCGGACACCCTGTTTGTTGTGCTGCCGCAAATGCTGCCATAGATGTTATTGAAAACGAAAAACTTATAGAAGGTGTTAAAGAAAAAAGTGATTTCTTCTACGAATTTTTTGCCGATAATCCGCTTGTAACTGAAGTCAGACGTAGCGGACTTCTTATAGCTTTGCAAATGGGGAGCCCCGAGTTGGCAATAAAAACTTGCAATGCTTGCGTAAAGCACGGAATAATTGTCGATAATTTCTTATTTAACGAATCTGCAATTCGTATCGCTCCGCCCTTGACAATCTCTATTCAAGAAATTGAAACCGCCTGCGATAGCATGCAAGAAATTATGTATAAAGTGTAA
- a CDS encoding ATP-dependent 6-phosphofructokinase translates to MKRVMIVTGGGDCPGLNAVIRAIVKRASKEKGWEVVGSIKAFDGVLVEPTEIVVLDERKVAGIHYQGGTILQTTNKGGPFNWPYKNKEGKIEYVDRSEEMIRKLSYMGIDAVINIGGDGSQRISQALYERGLNIIGVPKTIDNDLSATDSTFGFQTAIEVATDAVDKLVTTAASHNRVFILEVMGRNAGWIALNAAVAGGAEVCLLPEIPYDLVHVLSKLNSRFVKGKGFAIIVVAEGAHPKGGDVVKQRIQEAGYENVHLGGIGFKLQEDLKAAGFEHDIRVTVLGHLQRGGIPIAYDRVLASQFGVKAFEMVLNQEYGRMVSYRHPYITSVPLIEAIREPNLVTQDTALMKTARGLNIGFGDDESALED, encoded by the coding sequence ATGAAAAGAGTAATGATTGTAACGGGCGGTGGAGATTGCCCGGGATTGAATGCAGTTATACGAGCAATTGTTAAACGTGCTTCAAAGGAAAAAGGCTGGGAGGTAGTAGGTAGTATAAAAGCATTTGACGGAGTTTTGGTCGAGCCGACAGAGATAGTTGTTTTAGACGAACGTAAGGTTGCCGGTATTCATTATCAAGGTGGAACAATATTGCAAACTACAAATAAAGGAGGTCCTTTTAATTGGCCCTACAAAAATAAAGAAGGCAAAATCGAATATGTTGACAGGTCTGAAGAGATGATTAGAAAGCTGAGTTACATGGGAATAGATGCTGTTATCAATATTGGAGGCGACGGTTCACAACGAATATCTCAAGCTTTATATGAAAGAGGACTTAACATAATTGGTGTTCCTAAAACTATTGATAACGACTTGTCGGCAACAGATTCTACTTTCGGTTTCCAAACGGCTATTGAAGTCGCTACCGATGCAGTAGATAAGTTGGTTACCACAGCTGCAAGCCACAACAGAGTTTTTATTCTTGAGGTTATGGGACGTAATGCTGGTTGGATAGCTTTAAATGCCGCAGTTGCCGGCGGAGCGGAAGTCTGTTTACTACCTGAAATTCCTTACGATTTAGTACATGTTTTAAGTAAACTTAACTCTCGTTTTGTAAAAGGCAAAGGCTTTGCTATTATTGTTGTTGCCGAAGGTGCTCACCCCAAGGGTGGAGATGTTGTGAAGCAAAGGATACAAGAGGCAGGTTATGAGAACGTTCATTTGGGAGGTATTGGATTTAAATTGCAAGAAGATTTGAAAGCTGCTGGTTTTGAACACGATATTCGTGTTACTGTTTTAGGACATCTTCAGCGTGGCGGAATACCTATTGCTTACGATAGAGTTTTAGCTTCGCAGTTTGGAGTAAAAGCTTTTGAAATGGTGCTAAATCAAGAATACGGGCGAATGGTCTCATATCGTCATCCATACATTACAAGTGTTCCGCTTATTGAAGCAATTAGAGAACCAAACCTAGTTACCCAAGACACAGCTCTTATGAAAACCGCAAGAGGCTTGAATATAGGTTTTGGCGATGATGAATCGGCATTGGAAGACTAA
- a CDS encoding SDR family oxidoreductase, whose product MKGKVVIITGASSGIGRALAIEFSKKGSKVALAARNTEKLDAVLAEVKQYNADAISVVTDVSVVSDCENLVKKTVEAFGKIDVLINNAGISMRSMFIDTDLSVMHKVIDTNYWGTVNCTKFALPYLVEQKGSLVGVISIAGYLGLPARSAYSSSKYAIRGFLDTIRVEYLKSGLHVLVAAPGFTASNIRKVALLGDGSPQGETPRNEEKMMTSEQVAKKIYRAVVKRKRTLILTFVEGKFAVFLSKWFPSLLDRFNYNHMAKEEGSPLG is encoded by the coding sequence ATGAAAGGAAAAGTTGTAATAATAACGGGAGCATCGTCAGGGATTGGCAGAGCTTTAGCAATTGAGTTTTCAAAGAAAGGAAGTAAGGTGGCTTTGGCGGCTCGTAATACCGAAAAGTTAGATGCGGTTTTAGCCGAGGTTAAGCAATACAACGCCGATGCTATTTCGGTAGTAACCGATGTAAGTGTTGTCAGCGATTGCGAAAATTTGGTTAAAAAAACCGTTGAAGCATTTGGTAAAATAGATGTGTTGATTAACAATGCCGGCATTAGCATGCGTTCGATGTTTATTGATACCGACCTGTCGGTTATGCACAAAGTTATTGATACCAACTATTGGGGGACGGTTAATTGTACAAAATTTGCCTTGCCTTATTTAGTCGAGCAGAAAGGGAGTTTGGTTGGTGTAATTTCCATAGCCGGATATTTGGGCTTACCTGCACGCTCGGCTTACTCGTCTTCAAAGTACGCTATCAGAGGGTTTTTAGATACAATAAGAGTTGAATATTTAAAATCAGGATTGCATGTTTTGGTTGCTGCACCCGGGTTTACAGCTTCAAATATAAGAAAAGTAGCACTTTTGGGTGATGGAAGTCCGCAAGGCGAAACACCAAGAAACGAAGAAAAAATGATGACTTCCGAACAGGTAGCTAAAAAAATCTACAGGGCTGTTGTAAAACGCAAACGCACGTTGATACTGACTTTCGTTGAAGGAAAATTTGCAGTATTTTTGTCAAAATGGTTTCCGTCGTTGTTGGACAGGTTTAACTACAATCACATGGCGAAGGAGGAGGGTTCACCGTTGGGGTGA
- a CDS encoding alpha-amylase family glycosyl hydrolase, giving the protein MRTFSIKKRVFVFIFFLFGNFLLNSQIYVQPPLPTQQQGVEVIFDAKLGNKGLENYDGDVYAHTGVITNKSASPSDWKYVKASWGTNTPDCKLTKIGENLWKLTIQPDIRSYYSVPTTDTILQMAFVFRSANMVSGAWLEGKTENNGDIFYDVYPNTTNVKIIKPNSNFVFVPDGEIINIKAASINTDSILIYHNGELVEASALNEIECNIVPQNNNQNKIIAKGVKATETVFDTLCYVVSTPTNIAPMPIGIKNGVNVIDSNTIVFSLFAPYKSSVYIIGDFNNWLPDIDYKMNRTPDGKYYWLQVSNLQYDKEYYYQYLVDENIRIGDPYCNKVADPWNDKYIPDSIYPNIKPYPHGKTNGIASSLKIKPDVYNWSNCCFEAPEVQNLIIYELLIRDFSEQRSFQSVIDKTPYLKKLGVNAIELMPVTEFEGNNSWGYNPNYYFAIDKYYGHQNKLKELIDSCHNNGIAVILDVVFNHSFGTAPYVQLYWDAKNNRPAGNNPVYNQTPKHDFNVGYDINHESDFSNKLVSDALKYYIKEFNFDGFRFDLSKGFTQKNTLGNSAAMAQYDQSRVNILSKYCDTIKAHNPNAYVILEHFADNTEEKILSDKGMLLWGNINYNYGEAMMGYVNNSDLSSGVYTKRGWQKPHLISYMESHDEERQVYRCQKWGNSQQGYDIKNTATALKRAALASTFFYTIPGPKMLWQFGELGYDFSINYPSGTSDDRLTPKPVRWDYFDDKDRRYLFEINSLLINLKKNNPVFQTKNFDVNLSGKIKTIQLSDTANNIVVVGNFDVTQQTANVVFQRTGTWYELFSGDTIIIDNVNQSIRLNAGDYKLYSDIKIDFPYQKKSPESLLLNFSIYPNPTYGDANILLHVKDNSKISLRAFSVDGSNVHDIFNGVMSGNNNIKWQAPKKGLYIVELTIGNFKKMAKLIRL; this is encoded by the coding sequence ATGCGTACGTTTTCAATAAAAAAGAGAGTTTTTGTTTTCATATTTTTTTTATTTGGTAATTTTTTACTTAATTCCCAAATTTATGTTCAACCTCCTTTGCCAACTCAGCAACAAGGTGTTGAAGTGATTTTTGATGCTAAACTCGGAAATAAAGGACTTGAAAACTACGATGGAGACGTATACGCTCATACCGGAGTTATTACAAACAAAAGTGCTAGCCCTTCCGATTGGAAATACGTTAAAGCAAGTTGGGGCACTAATACTCCCGATTGTAAACTCACAAAAATTGGCGAAAACTTATGGAAATTAACTATACAACCCGATATTCGTTCGTACTACTCTGTACCCACGACAGATACAATTTTGCAAATGGCTTTTGTTTTCAGAAGTGCAAATATGGTCTCGGGAGCTTGGTTGGAAGGCAAAACAGAAAATAATGGCGATATTTTTTACGATGTTTATCCGAATACAACCAATGTCAAAATTATAAAGCCCAACAGCAACTTCGTTTTTGTGCCCGACGGCGAAATTATCAATATTAAAGCTGCTTCCATCAACACCGATTCAATATTGATATATCATAACGGCGAACTTGTTGAAGCTAGTGCTCTCAATGAAATAGAATGCAATATTGTTCCGCAAAACAATAATCAGAACAAAATAATTGCAAAGGGCGTCAAAGCCACCGAAACTGTTTTCGATACACTCTGCTACGTTGTCAGCACACCGACCAATATCGCTCCTATGCCTATTGGAATCAAAAACGGAGTTAATGTTATTGATTCCAATACCATTGTATTTTCATTATTTGCTCCTTATAAAAGTAGTGTTTACATCATAGGAGATTTTAATAATTGGTTGCCCGATATCGATTATAAAATGAACAGAACGCCTGACGGGAAATATTATTGGCTACAGGTCTCCAATCTCCAGTACGACAAGGAATATTATTACCAATATTTGGTTGATGAAAACATCAGAATTGGCGACCCGTACTGCAATAAAGTTGCCGACCCGTGGAACGACAAGTATATCCCCGATAGCATTTACCCTAACATAAAACCGTATCCACACGGCAAAACCAACGGTATTGCATCTTCATTAAAAATCAAACCCGATGTGTATAATTGGAGCAATTGCTGTTTTGAAGCTCCCGAAGTGCAAAATTTGATAATTTATGAATTGCTAATCAGAGATTTTTCCGAACAAAGGTCTTTCCAATCGGTAATTGATAAAACACCTTACCTAAAAAAATTAGGAGTAAATGCAATAGAACTTATGCCTGTCACTGAGTTTGAAGGCAACAACAGTTGGGGATACAACCCTAATTACTATTTTGCAATTGATAAATACTATGGACATCAAAATAAACTTAAAGAACTTATAGATTCGTGCCACAATAACGGCATAGCCGTAATTTTAGATGTAGTTTTCAATCATTCGTTTGGCACAGCTCCTTACGTCCAATTGTATTGGGACGCAAAAAACAACAGACCTGCAGGAAACAATCCTGTTTATAACCAAACACCAAAACACGATTTTAACGTCGGTTACGACATAAATCACGAGTCGGATTTCTCCAACAAATTAGTTAGCGATGCCTTGAAATACTACATAAAAGAGTTTAATTTCGATGGCTTCCGCTTCGATTTATCCAAAGGATTTACCCAAAAAAACACTCTCGGCAATTCTGCGGCTATGGCTCAATACGACCAATCGCGTGTGAATATTCTCTCAAAATACTGCGATACTATCAAAGCACACAATCCCAATGCCTACGTTATTTTAGAGCATTTTGCCGACAATACCGAAGAAAAAATTTTATCCGACAAAGGAATGTTATTGTGGGGAAATATAAACTACAACTACGGCGAAGCCATGATGGGATACGTTAATAACAGCGATTTATCATCGGGAGTTTATACAAAAAGGGGATGGCAAAAACCACACCTTATTTCTTACATGGAAAGCCACGACGAAGAACGACAGGTTTACCGTTGCCAAAAATGGGGAAATTCGCAACAAGGATACGATATTAAAAATACAGCTACAGCTCTTAAACGTGCGGCTTTGGCATCTACATTTTTCTACACTATTCCTGGTCCTAAAATGTTGTGGCAATTCGGTGAGTTGGGATACGATTTCTCTATAAACTATCCGTCAGGAACATCAGACGATAGACTTACCCCAAAACCTGTACGATGGGATTATTTCGACGATAAAGACAGACGCTATTTGTTTGAAATAAACTCCTTGCTAATAAATTTAAAGAAAAACAACCCTGTTTTTCAAACCAAAAACTTCGATGTAAATCTTTCGGGAAAAATAAAAACTATACAACTTTCGGATACGGCAAATAACATTGTAGTTGTCGGCAACTTCGACGTTACCCAGCAAACAGCCAACGTCGTATTTCAACGCACAGGCACTTGGTACGAGCTGTTTTCGGGCGATACAATAATAATAGACAATGTAAATCAAAGCATAAGGCTCAACGCCGGTGATTATAAACTATACTCCGATATTAAAATCGATTTTCCTTACCAAAAAAAAAGCCCTGAAAGTTTGCTTTTAAATTTTAGCATCTATCCTAACCCAACCTACGGCGATGCAAACATATTATTACACGTAAAAGACAACAGCAAAATCAGTTTAAGAGCCTTTTCTGTCGATGGTAGTAATGTACATGATATATTCAACGGAGTGATGTCGGGCAACAACAACATTAAATGGCAAGCTCCAAAAAAAGGATTGTATATCGTAGAATTAACTATAGGGAACTTCAAAAAAATGGCGAAATTAATCAGATTGTAA
- a CDS encoding MFS transporter: protein MKRKPKLSFWQIWNMSFGFLGIQFGFALQNANTSRIFETLGAQIDQIPILWIAAPITGLIVQPIIGHLSDKTWNRFGRRRPYFMIGAIFTTIALIIMPNSPALWVAAGMLWIMDASINISMEPFRAFVGDMLPSEQRTKGFAMQSFFIGVGAVVASALPYILTNWFGIPNTAPEGVVPISVKYSFYIGAVVLFLSVSYTVLRTKEYSPEELKEFELAEKADKGIIDIDEKDNYYEDVFLPHRVFFKNALLWGGLGLIITFLISYFSLAGELFIIGGLLIFFGLALLLSGSLIKRDKTNNGLVGIMNDLLNMPKTMGQLAIVQFFTWLAFYALWIYTTPAVTQHIYGTTDKASALYNEGANWVGIMFAVYNGVSAITAFLLPVIAKVIGRKATHTIALIIGGLSFVSMYFISTPEMLILSMIGIGFAWGSVLSMPYAILTGSLPARKMGTYMGIFNFFIVIPQILAASILGFITKTVFDEKVILTIVLAGVSMVIAGLCVFIVNDKDDVYKLKRK from the coding sequence ATGAAACGTAAACCAAAATTGAGTTTTTGGCAAATTTGGAACATGAGTTTTGGCTTTTTAGGAATACAGTTCGGATTTGCCTTACAAAACGCTAATACAAGTCGTATTTTTGAGACCTTAGGAGCTCAAATAGACCAAATTCCTATTCTCTGGATAGCAGCGCCCATCACAGGATTGATAGTACAGCCAATAATAGGTCATTTAAGCGATAAAACTTGGAATCGCTTTGGCAGGAGACGACCCTACTTCATGATTGGAGCCATATTCACAACCATAGCGCTTATAATTATGCCCAATTCGCCTGCTTTGTGGGTAGCTGCAGGTATGTTATGGATAATGGATGCCAGTATAAACATTTCTATGGAGCCTTTCAGAGCTTTTGTGGGCGATATGTTGCCTTCGGAACAAAGGACTAAAGGCTTCGCTATGCAAAGCTTTTTTATAGGTGTTGGAGCCGTTGTTGCTTCGGCATTGCCGTACATTCTGACAAATTGGTTTGGGATTCCCAATACTGCACCCGAAGGAGTAGTGCCTATTTCGGTTAAGTATTCGTTTTACATTGGAGCCGTTGTTCTGTTCCTTTCGGTATCGTACACTGTTTTAAGAACTAAAGAGTACTCGCCCGAGGAGTTAAAAGAATTTGAATTAGCAGAAAAAGCCGATAAAGGTATTATTGATATTGACGAAAAAGACAACTATTACGAAGATGTGTTTTTGCCGCATAGGGTTTTCTTCAAAAACGCACTGCTATGGGGAGGTTTAGGGTTAATAATTACTTTTCTAATATCTTACTTTTCGCTTGCAGGCGAACTATTCATAATAGGTGGATTACTTATATTTTTCGGACTCGCGCTTTTGCTTTCAGGAAGTTTAATTAAAAGAGACAAAACCAACAATGGCTTAGTGGGCATAATGAACGACCTTTTGAATATGCCAAAAACAATGGGACAGTTAGCTATTGTTCAGTTTTTCACATGGTTAGCTTTTTATGCACTTTGGATATATACGACTCCGGCTGTAACACAACACATATACGGAACAACCGATAAAGCTTCGGCATTGTACAACGAAGGAGCCAATTGGGTGGGAATAATGTTTGCCGTGTATAATGGCGTTTCGGCTATCACGGCTTTTTTACTTCCGGTAATTGCAAAAGTAATCGGCAGAAAAGCTACACACACAATTGCTCTGATTATTGGAGGTTTGTCTTTCGTTTCAATGTATTTCATATCAACACCCGAAATGCTTATTTTATCAATGATAGGTATAGGTTTTGCATGGGGTAGTGTGCTATCAATGCCTTATGCAATACTTACAGGTTCGTTGCCGGCTCGAAAAATGGGAACCTACATGGGTATATTCAACTTTTTTATAGTCATACCGCAAATTTTAGCGGCAAGTATATTGGGTTTCATAACCAAAACGGTTTTCGACGAAAAAGTTATTCTGACCATAGTATTGGCTGGAGTTTCAATGGTTATTGCAGGACTTTGTGTCTTTATAGTTAATGATAAAGACGACGTTTACAAACTAAAAAGGAAATAA